From the genome of Nicotiana sylvestris chromosome 2, ASM39365v2, whole genome shotgun sequence, one region includes:
- the LOC104232566 gene encoding caffeoyl-CoA O-methyltransferase 1 → MATNGRHQEVGHKSLLQSDALYQYILETSVYPREPEPMKELREITAKHPWNLMTTSADEGQFLSMLIKLINAKNTMEIGVFTGYSLLATAMALPDDGKILAMDINRENYEIGLPVIEKAGLAHKIEFKEGPALPVLDQMIENGKYHGSYDFIFVDADKDNYLNYHKRLIDLVKIGGLIGYDNTLWNGSVVAPPDAPLRKYVRYYRDFVLELNKALAADSRIEICQLPVGDGITLCRRIS, encoded by the exons ATGGCAACCAATGGAAGACATCAAGAAGTTGGACACAAGAGTCTTTTGCAAAGTGATGCCCTTTATCAG TACATTCTTGAAACAAGTGTGTACCCAAGAGAGCCTGAGCCCATGAAAGAGCTAAGAGAGATCACCGCAAAACACCCCTG GAACCTCATGACCACCTCTGCCGATGAAGGGCAATTCTTGAGCATGCTTATCAAACTCATTAATGCCAAGAACACAATGGAGATTGGTGTTTTTACTGGTTACTCTCTGCTTGCTACTGCcatggctcttcccgatgatggcaAG ATTCTAGCTATGGATATTAACCGGGAAAACTACGAGATTGGTCTTCCAGTGATTGAAAAGGCTGGACTAGCTCACAAAATTGAATTCAAAGAAGGCCCTGCACTTCCCGTTCTTGATCAAATGATTGAAAAT GGAAAATACCATGGATCATATGATTTCATATTTGTAGACGCTGACAAAGACAACTACTTGAATTATCACAAGAGATTAATCGACTTGGTCAAAATTGGTGGACTAATTGGGTATGATAACACCCTATGGAATGGATCAGTGGTTGCACCACCTGATGCACCTCTTAGGAAATACGTTAGGTATTATAGAGATTTCGTATTGGAACTCAACAAGGCTTTGGCTGCTGATTCAAGAATCGAAATTTGCCAGCTACCTGTTGGTGACGGCATCACCCTTTGCCGCCGCATTAGTTAA